TCGTCGTCCACCTACGCAGCGGTGCAACGGACCCGCACGCGCCTGGGGAGAGCGCTCCCCCGACGCGTGCGGGTTTCGTCGTGAGCAAGGCCGTGGGCGGGGCGGTCGTACGCAACCAGGTGAAGCGACGCCTGCGCCATCTCGTCCGCGACCGTCTCTCCGAGCTGCCCCCCGGTAGCCTGGTGGTCGTACGGGCGTTGCCCGGAGCCGGCGACGCCGATCACGCACAGCTGGCCCGAGACCTGGACGCCGCTCTCCAGCGGCTGCTGGGAGGGGGCACGCGATGAAGTACCCGCTGCTGGCTCTCATCAAGCTGTACCAGTGGACGATCAGCCCTCTTCTGGGCCCCGTCTGCCGGTACTACCCGTCGTGTTCCCACTACGGATTCACGGCCATCGACCGGCATGGCGCGATCAAGGGCACGGCCCTGACCGCCTGGCGGATCCTGCGGTGCAACCCGTGGTCGCCCGGCGGTGTGGATCACGTCCCCCCGCGTAAGCGCCCCCGCTGGCACGAGATGCTGCGGAACGCGCTGCGCGGCGACAAGGGCGGGCCCACCGCCGAGACGAGCCCGGCCGCCGAGACCTCGCCCAATGCTCAAGGAGCCTGATTAGTGGACACGATTGCCAGTCTGTTCAGCTTCATCACCTGGCCCGTTTCCTGGGTCATCGTCCAGTTCCACAAGGTGTACGGGGCGATCTTCGGCCCCGACACGGGCTGGGCCTGGGGCCTGTCCATCGTGTCCCTCGTGGTGCTGATCCGTATCTGTCTGATCCCGCTCTTCGTGAAGCAGATCAAGTCGACGCGGAACATGCAGGCGCTCCAGCCGAAGATGAAGGCGATCCAGGAGCGCTACAAGAGCGACAAGCAGCGTCAGTCCGAAGAGATGATGAAGCTGTACAAGGAGACGGGCACCAACCCGCTCTCCTCGTGCCTTCCCATCCTGGCGCAGTCGCCGTTCTTCTTCGCGCTGTACCACGTGCTGTCCGCGATCGCCTCGGGCAAGACGATCGGCGTCATCGACGAGCCGCTGCTCGAGAGCGCCCGTCAGGCGCACATCTTCGGCGCTCCGCTCGCCGCGAAGTTCACGGACTCCGCCGCCGAGGTCGCCGCGCTCAACGCCTCGCTGACCGATGTCCGCATCGTCACCGCGATCATGATCATCATGATGTCGGCCTCGCAGTTCTTCACCCAGCGCCAGCTGATGATGAAGAACGTCGACCTCTCGGTGAAGACCCCGTACATGCAGCAGCAGAAGATGCTCATGTACATCTTCCCGCTGATCTTCGCCGGCATGGGCATCAACTTCCCCGTCGGTGTCCTCGTCTACTGGCTGACCACCAACGTGTGGACCATGGGCCAGCAGATGTACGTGATCAACCAGAACCCGACGCCGGGCAGCAAGGCACAGGACGCCTACCTGCAGCGCCTGCTCAAGAGCGTCACGCAGCACGGTGAGGTCCGCGGCCGCCGCCGGAAGAACATCGTCAAGGTGATCGTCGCCAAGGGCAGCGACCGCAACGAGAACGAGCGCCGCTTCTTCACGGGCCTCTCCAAGGCCGGCTTCGCCGCCCAGGCCGACGGCACCGTGATCAAGGGCGACACCCTCGTGGCCGAGGCCGAGGGCGGTGCCGCCGCCAGGCGTCAGCAGCCCAAGCGTCAGACCAAGGCCCAGCGCCAGGCCTCCGCGGCCCCGCAGTCCGTGGCGAAGGACACCGAGGACGTCTCCGAGACGGCCGCCGACGAGGCGACCGCCTCGCTCGAGAAGAAGCCCCAGGGTCCGGCCAAGAGCGAGGCCAAGGACGAGGCCAAGGACGAGGCGCAGGCCGACAAGCCCCAGCGTCCGAGCCGCGCCAACTCCGGAGGATCCCGTCAGGGCAAGTCCGGTCAGGGTCAGCGCAAGGGCCAGCAGCGGCCCAAGCACCCGTCCTCCAAGAAGTAAGCCCTCCCAGAAGCAAGAAGGAGTCCATCCGTGACGGAAGGCACCACCTCCGCCGCCGCCGAGGGTGGCGACACCCTGACCCGCCTGGAGCAGGAGGGTGAGATCGCGGCCGACTACCTCGAGGGCCTGCTCGACATCGCCGATCTCGACGGCGACATCGACATGGACGTCGAGGCCGACCGGGCCGCTGTCTCGATCATCAGCGACTCCAGCAGCCGCGACCTGCAGAAGCTCGTGGGCCGCGACGGCGAGGTCCTGGAGGCGCTCCAGGAGCTGACGCGCCTGGCCGTGCACCGCGAGACCGGTGACCGCAGCCGACTGATGCTCGACATCGCCGGCTTCCGGGCCAAGAAGCGTGCCGAGCTCGCCGAGCTGGGCGCCAAGGCCGCTGCCGAGGTGAAGTCCACCGGCCAGCCGGTCAAGCTGGACCCGATGACGCCGTTCGAGCGCAAGGTCGTGCACGACGCGATCGCCGCCGCCGGTCTGCGCAGCGAGTCCGAGGGCGAGGAGCCGCAGCGCTTCGTCGTTGTGCTCCCGGCCTGAACCCTCACGTAGTGTCGGCCCCGTCTGTTCGCAGGCGGGGCCGATCTTTGTCAGCCTTGATAGTCAGCCACCACAGTGCGCTCGCACGCGAGTCGTGCGGTACGGAAGGACGGTTCCCGTGACGGAGGCAGCGGAGCTCCCCGAGGCGCCGGAGCAGGCGCGGACAGTCTTCGGTGAGTACTTCCCGGAGGCCGTGCGGTACGCGGAGCTGCTCGCGGACGCGGGTGTGAAGCGCGGTCTGATCGGCCCGCGCGAGGTCCCGCGTCTCTGGGAGCGCCACCTGCTGAACTGTGCCGTCCTCTCGGAGGTCGTCCCCGAGGGCGTCACCGTCTGCGATGTGGGCTCGGGCGCCGGTCTCCCCGGTATCCCCCTGGCTCTGGTCCGGCCCGACCTGAAGATCACGCTCCTGGAGCCGCTCCTGCGCAGGACGAACTTCCTCCAGGAGGTCGTCGAACTGCTGGGCCTCGACCATGTGACCGTGGTCCGGGGACGGGCGGAGGAGATGCTCGGCAAGATCACGCCCGTGCACGTGGTGACCGCCCGCGCGGTGGCTCCGCTCGACCGGCTCGCCGGCTGGGGCGTTCCCCTGCTGCGCCCGTACGGAGAGATGCTGGCGCTCAAGGGCGACACCGCCGAGGAGGAGATCAACGGTGCTCGCGCCGCGCTCTCCCGGCTCGGTGTGGTGGAGGCCTCCGTGTTGCACGTGGGCGAGGGGATCGTCGATCCGATGACCACGGTCGTCCGCGTGGAGGTCGGCGAGAGCCCCGGTGGTGTGCGGTTCGCGGCCAAGCGGGCCAAGGCCGCCCGTACCAGCAAGACCCGTCGGCGCCGCTGAGCGTCCCATACGTACCATTTCGGAGTGTCGAACGGTCCCGGCCGGGCGGCAGGGGCATGGTGTTTCACGTGAAACGTCGCTCACTGCTGCAGGGGATCATCAGCCGCGGTCGCGCGGCTGCCACGCCCCGGGACCGTAGACCCCGCGTGAAGCCACCCGCGAGGGTCACGGAGTTGTCCACAGAGGTGGATTCACCCACAGAACCACCGACCTCGCTGGTTCACGACCCCGAAAGCATGGCAGGCTCTCCTCATCGCGAGCCTGAAGCCGAGGAGAGTGAATCCTTGCGGTCCGACGCCAACATCGCGGGACCGATGACCGATCCGGTCCCCGGTCCCCGAACCGAATCGGTGGGGGAGGATGTTTCACGTGAAACATTGCCCCCGATGGACGACACCCCCATCGGTCGTGCTGCCCAGCTGGCAGTAGAAGCGCTGGGTCGTGCCGGGGAGGGACTTCCCCGCCCGGCCCAGACCCGCGTGATGGTCGTCGCCAATCAGAAGGGCGGCGTGGGCAAGACGACCACGACGGTCAACCTTGCCGCGTCCCTGGCGCTGCACGGCGCCCGCGTCCTCGTCATCGACCTGGACCCGCAGGGCAATGCCTCGACGGCGCTCGGCATCGACCACCACGCCGAGGTCCCCTCGATCTACGACGTTCTGGTGGACAGCAAGCCGCTCTCGGACGTGGTGCAGCCGGTCAGGGACGTCGAGGGCCTCTTCTGCGCCCCCGCCACCATCGACCTGGCCGGCGCGGAGATCGAGCTGGTGTCGCTGGTGGCCCGTGAGAGCCGCCTGCAGCGGGCGATCCAGGCCTACGAGCAGCCGCTGGACTACATCCTGATCGACTGCCCGCCCTCGCTCGGACTCCTCACGGTCAACGCCATGGTCGCGGGCGCGGAGGTACTGATCCCGATCCAGTGCGAGTACTACGCGTTGGAGGGGCTCGGACAGCTCCTGCGGAACGTCGACCTGGTCCGAGGACACCTCAACCCGGCGCTCCACGTCTCGACGATTCTGCTCACCATGTACGACGGCAGGACGAGGCTCGCCTCCCAGGTCGCCGACGAGGTGCGCAGCCACTTCGCCGAGGAGGTGCTGAGGACCAGCATTCCGCGGTCCGTCCGCATCTCGGAGGCGCCGAGCTACGGACAGACGGTCCTCACCTACGACCCGGGCTCCAGCGGTGCCCTGTCGTATCTCGAAGCGGCCCGTGAGATCGCACTGCGGGGGGTCGCCGTGCAGTACGACCCGCAGCACGCCCATGCAGGGCACCAGAACAACCAGCGCAGCATGTCGGAGGGGATCCAGTGAGCGAGCGACGTAGGGGATTGGGGCGTGGGCTCGGTGCGCTGATTCCCGCTGCTCCCCAGGAACGGCAGGTGGAGCGAGGGGTGGCCGCCGCGAAGCTGGCGACGCTGCCGCAGAGCCCGCAGGCCCCTGAGTCGACGCCGGCGTGGAATGCGCCGGAGCCGGTGGCCCTGCCCGAGGCTCCGGCCGGTGCGTACTTCACCGAGCTGCCGATCGACGCCATCGTTCCCAACCGGCACCAGCCGCGCGAGGTCTTCGACGAGGACGCGCTGGCGGAGCTCGTCACCTCCATCAAGGAGGTCGGCCTGCTCCAGCCCGTGGTCGTGCGCAAGATCGAGGCCGACCGCTACGAGCTCGTCATGGGTGAGCGTCGTCTGCGGGCGTCGACGACGGCGGGTCTGGAGCGGATCCCGGCCATCGTCCGGGACACCGACGACGAGAAGATGCTCCTGGACGCGCTCCTGGAGAACCTTCACCGGGCCCAGCTGAACGCGATCGAAGAGGCCCACGCCTACGAGCAGCTGCTCAAGGACTTCGGCTGCACGCATGACCAGCTCGCGGAGCGGATCGGGCGCTCCCGTCCGCAGATCTCCAACACGCTGCGTCTGCTGCGGCTCTCGCTGCCGGTGCAGCGCCGGGTCGCCGCCGGAGTGCTCTCCGCCGGTCACGCACGGGCCCTGCTCGGCGTGGAGGACCCGGACGCCCAGGACAAGCTGGCGTACCGGATCGTCTCCGAGGGGCTCTCGGTGCGCAGCGTCGAGGAGATCGTCAGCCTCATGGGTTCCGAGGAGCCCGCGTCCGCGGCCAAGCCGAAGGGGCCGCGTGCCGGTGGCCGTGTCTCGCCCGCGCTCACGGACCTCGCCACTCGTCTCTCGGACCGCTTCGAGACCCGGGTGAAGGTCGACCTGGGGCAGAAGAAGGGCAAGATCGTCGTCGAGTTCGCCTCGATGGACGATCTGGACCGGATCCTCTCGACCCTGGCCCCCGGCGAGGGCCGGGTCATGGACCACAAGAACGCCGAGGGCTGATCTCTCTCCCTCGCTGAGGCCGCCCAGGGCGGGTCGTGCTCCGGTCTTCACCGGAACGCGGCCCGCCCTTTGCCTGTGAGCGGTATCGCCCCGATCGCCCGATCGATACGATTCCGAGAGGCGTATCCGTGCTCGATGGCGAGGGAAACGAGGAGCAGCCGTGGGGCGTCGGCTCGTACCGCTCACCCTGGACAACCTTCCGGATCTCCCCAAGCGGTGTCGCTCCTGTGTCTTCTGGGAGCTCGACCCGGTCAGCGGTGAGGCGGCGGTGAAGGCGGGGCGGCCGGAGCTGGAGAAGGAGGCCTGGATCTCGG
This is a stretch of genomic DNA from Streptomyces sp. R44. It encodes these proteins:
- the rnpA gene encoding ribonuclease P protein component, with protein sequence MLPTENRLRRREDFATAVRRGRRAGRPLLVVHLRSGATDPHAPGESAPPTRAGFVVSKAVGGAVVRNQVKRRLRHLVRDRLSELPPGSLVVVRALPGAGDADHAQLARDLDAALQRLLGGGTR
- the yidD gene encoding membrane protein insertion efficiency factor YidD; protein product: MKYPLLALIKLYQWTISPLLGPVCRYYPSCSHYGFTAIDRHGAIKGTALTAWRILRCNPWSPGGVDHVPPRKRPRWHEMLRNALRGDKGGPTAETSPAAETSPNAQGA
- the yidC gene encoding membrane protein insertase YidC, with protein sequence MDTIASLFSFITWPVSWVIVQFHKVYGAIFGPDTGWAWGLSIVSLVVLIRICLIPLFVKQIKSTRNMQALQPKMKAIQERYKSDKQRQSEEMMKLYKETGTNPLSSCLPILAQSPFFFALYHVLSAIASGKTIGVIDEPLLESARQAHIFGAPLAAKFTDSAAEVAALNASLTDVRIVTAIMIIMMSASQFFTQRQLMMKNVDLSVKTPYMQQQKMLMYIFPLIFAGMGINFPVGVLVYWLTTNVWTMGQQMYVINQNPTPGSKAQDAYLQRLLKSVTQHGEVRGRRRKNIVKVIVAKGSDRNENERRFFTGLSKAGFAAQADGTVIKGDTLVAEAEGGAAARRQQPKRQTKAQRQASAAPQSVAKDTEDVSETAADEATASLEKKPQGPAKSEAKDEAKDEAQADKPQRPSRANSGGSRQGKSGQGQRKGQQRPKHPSSKK
- a CDS encoding R3H domain-containing nucleic acid-binding protein; amino-acid sequence: MTEGTTSAAAEGGDTLTRLEQEGEIAADYLEGLLDIADLDGDIDMDVEADRAAVSIISDSSSRDLQKLVGRDGEVLEALQELTRLAVHRETGDRSRLMLDIAGFRAKKRAELAELGAKAAAEVKSTGQPVKLDPMTPFERKVVHDAIAAAGLRSESEGEEPQRFVVVLPA
- the rsmG gene encoding 16S rRNA (guanine(527)-N(7))-methyltransferase RsmG, with product MTEAAELPEAPEQARTVFGEYFPEAVRYAELLADAGVKRGLIGPREVPRLWERHLLNCAVLSEVVPEGVTVCDVGSGAGLPGIPLALVRPDLKITLLEPLLRRTNFLQEVVELLGLDHVTVVRGRAEEMLGKITPVHVVTARAVAPLDRLAGWGVPLLRPYGEMLALKGDTAEEEINGARAALSRLGVVEASVLHVGEGIVDPMTTVVRVEVGESPGGVRFAAKRAKAARTSKTRRRR
- a CDS encoding ParA family protein; the encoded protein is MAGSPHREPEAEESESLRSDANIAGPMTDPVPGPRTESVGEDVSRETLPPMDDTPIGRAAQLAVEALGRAGEGLPRPAQTRVMVVANQKGGVGKTTTTVNLAASLALHGARVLVIDLDPQGNASTALGIDHHAEVPSIYDVLVDSKPLSDVVQPVRDVEGLFCAPATIDLAGAEIELVSLVARESRLQRAIQAYEQPLDYILIDCPPSLGLLTVNAMVAGAEVLIPIQCEYYALEGLGQLLRNVDLVRGHLNPALHVSTILLTMYDGRTRLASQVADEVRSHFAEEVLRTSIPRSVRISEAPSYGQTVLTYDPGSSGALSYLEAAREIALRGVAVQYDPQHAHAGHQNNQRSMSEGIQ
- a CDS encoding ParB/RepB/Spo0J family partition protein, whose product is MSERRRGLGRGLGALIPAAPQERQVERGVAAAKLATLPQSPQAPESTPAWNAPEPVALPEAPAGAYFTELPIDAIVPNRHQPREVFDEDALAELVTSIKEVGLLQPVVVRKIEADRYELVMGERRLRASTTAGLERIPAIVRDTDDEKMLLDALLENLHRAQLNAIEEAHAYEQLLKDFGCTHDQLAERIGRSRPQISNTLRLLRLSLPVQRRVAAGVLSAGHARALLGVEDPDAQDKLAYRIVSEGLSVRSVEEIVSLMGSEEPASAAKPKGPRAGGRVSPALTDLATRLSDRFETRVKVDLGQKKGKIVVEFASMDDLDRILSTLAPGEGRVMDHKNAEG